From Terriglobales bacterium, one genomic window encodes:
- the polA gene encoding DNA polymerase I has product MPSKSPNPPKPAVYLIDAMSFIFRAYHAMARQRPMSTRTGIPTAATYVFVNMLRKLRDDFSPQYLAAVFDVAAPTFRDQQAAQMATVRKFDSKTQTFQEVEYKGYKANRAEMPGDLAQQLPYIRRALEAYRIPILEMPGYEADDVIGTLARKLAERSHPVFVVSSDKDMLQLVTDKVHVLNPPKDNLICDPAKVEEILGVRPEQVVDVMALRGDAIDNIPGAPGIGDKGSVELIKQFGTVEKALERAAEVERRTYRESLQNNREAILLSKQLARIDTNVAIDLDLESMRAQETDAEAARALFTELEFTTLAKDFEPTVKLGETEYREAKSAADVEKAVKSLKKRAALAVAVELPQPSPKEEDDEEEEGGAAKLPLSAVAPQPDRPLAVAISAAAASALSVTLGANDTSGALKKALADATVPKALHDWKAAIHALEAHDAEIAGVRDEPMLFSYLLDPTYASHDLEDVALRRFNLKLSGSVAEAADVTGRLAAILRREVEEAGLLKVYDEIDLPLVPVLARMEAAGVNIDSDVLVRMSKRLEKEVAAKAKEIYELAGLEFNISSPKKLAEVLYDKLQLPAPVKYGKGKTRTTEAAVLEELALTHEVPRKVIEYRQLSKLKSTYVDALPQLCHPHTGRLHTTFGQTNTATGRLSSTDPNLQNIPIRSELGREIRAAFTAATGCVLLSADYSQIELRLLAHLSEDPLLIEAYRRGDDIHTLTASKVFGVPPLMIDAEHRRRAKAVNFGIVYGLSPFGLSQQLGIETGEAKKFISNYFETYKGVRRFIDRTLEECRRDKKVRTLFGRVRPIADIDSKNPNLRGFAERTAVNTPLQGTAADLIKIAMIRIDEEIRRRKLRSRMTLQVHDELVFEVPKDEVETMRELVKDRMENAHPLKVPLVVDMGVGPNWRDLE; this is encoded by the coding sequence TTGCCCTCCAAGTCTCCCAATCCGCCGAAGCCCGCCGTCTACCTGATCGACGCTATGTCGTTCATCTTCCGCGCCTACCACGCCATGGCGCGGCAGCGGCCGATGTCCACACGGACCGGGATCCCGACCGCGGCCACCTACGTGTTCGTCAACATGCTGCGCAAGCTGCGCGACGATTTCTCGCCCCAGTATCTGGCAGCAGTGTTCGATGTGGCCGCGCCCACCTTCCGCGACCAGCAGGCGGCGCAGATGGCCACCGTCCGCAAGTTCGACAGCAAGACCCAGACCTTCCAGGAGGTCGAGTACAAGGGCTACAAGGCGAACCGGGCGGAGATGCCGGGCGATCTGGCGCAGCAGTTGCCCTACATCCGGCGGGCGCTGGAGGCCTACCGCATCCCCATCCTGGAGATGCCGGGCTACGAGGCCGACGACGTGATCGGCACGCTGGCGCGCAAGCTGGCGGAGCGCTCGCATCCGGTGTTCGTGGTATCCAGCGACAAGGACATGCTGCAACTGGTCACCGACAAGGTCCACGTGCTGAACCCGCCCAAGGACAACCTCATCTGCGACCCCGCCAAGGTGGAGGAGATCCTGGGAGTGCGGCCGGAGCAGGTGGTGGACGTGATGGCGCTGCGCGGCGACGCCATCGACAACATCCCGGGCGCGCCGGGGATCGGCGACAAGGGCTCGGTCGAGCTCATCAAGCAGTTCGGCACGGTGGAGAAGGCGCTGGAGCGCGCCGCCGAGGTCGAGCGCCGCACCTACCGCGAGTCGTTGCAGAACAACCGCGAGGCCATCCTGCTCTCGAAGCAGCTGGCGCGGATCGACACCAACGTGGCCATCGACCTCGACCTCGAGTCGATGCGGGCGCAGGAGACCGACGCCGAGGCCGCTCGAGCGTTGTTCACCGAACTCGAATTCACCACCCTGGCCAAGGATTTCGAGCCCACGGTGAAGCTGGGGGAGACCGAGTACCGCGAGGCCAAGTCGGCGGCGGATGTGGAGAAAGCAGTCAAGTCGCTGAAGAAACGCGCGGCGCTGGCGGTCGCGGTGGAGCTGCCGCAGCCATCACCGAAGGAGGAGGATGACGAGGAAGAAGAAGGCGGAGCGGCCAAGCTACCTCTGAGCGCGGTTGCGCCTCAGCCCGACCGCCCGCTCGCGGTGGCAATCTCGGCGGCGGCTGCCAGCGCTTTGAGCGTGACGCTGGGTGCGAACGACACGAGCGGGGCGCTGAAGAAGGCCTTGGCTGACGCAACGGTCCCCAAGGCGCTTCACGACTGGAAGGCGGCGATCCATGCGCTGGAGGCGCACGACGCCGAGATCGCCGGCGTGCGCGACGAGCCCATGCTCTTCTCCTACCTGCTCGACCCCACCTATGCCTCGCACGACCTGGAAGACGTCGCCCTGCGGCGCTTCAACCTGAAGCTGTCGGGCTCGGTGGCGGAGGCAGCGGACGTGACCGGCCGGCTGGCCGCGATCCTGCGCAGAGAGGTGGAAGAAGCCGGCCTGCTGAAGGTGTACGACGAGATCGACCTGCCGCTGGTTCCGGTACTGGCCCGCATGGAAGCGGCGGGCGTGAACATCGACAGCGACGTCCTGGTAAGGATGTCGAAGCGGCTGGAAAAAGAGGTCGCAGCCAAGGCGAAGGAGATCTACGAACTGGCAGGCCTGGAGTTCAACATCAGTTCGCCCAAGAAGCTCGCCGAAGTCCTCTACGACAAACTCCAGCTACCGGCGCCGGTGAAGTACGGCAAGGGCAAGACCCGGACCACGGAGGCGGCAGTCCTGGAAGAGCTGGCGCTGACCCACGAGGTCCCGCGCAAGGTCATCGAGTACCGTCAGCTCTCCAAGCTGAAGTCCACTTACGTGGACGCGCTGCCGCAGCTCTGCCATCCGCACACCGGGCGCCTGCACACCACCTTCGGCCAGACCAACACCGCCACCGGGCGGCTGTCGTCCACCGACCCGAACCTGCAGAACATCCCCATCCGCAGCGAGCTGGGACGCGAGATCCGCGCCGCCTTCACCGCGGCCACGGGCTGCGTGCTGCTATCCGCGGATTATTCGCAGATCGAGCTGCGCCTGCTGGCGCATCTCAGCGAAGATCCGCTGCTGATCGAGGCCTACCGGCGCGGCGACGACATCCACACGCTCACCGCCTCAAAGGTCTTCGGCGTGCCGCCGCTGATGATCGACGCCGAGCACCGCCGCCGCGCCAAGGCGGTGAACTTCGGCATCGTGTACGGGCTCTCGCCGTTCGGCCTGTCGCAGCAGCTCGGGATCGAGACCGGCGAGGCGAAGAAGTTCATCTCCAACTATTTCGAGACGTATAAGGGCGTGCGGCGGTTCATCGACCGGACGCTGGAGGAGTGCCGCCGCGACAAGAAGGTACGCACGCTGTTCGGGCGGGTGCGGCCCATCGCCGACATCGACAGCAAGAACCCCAACCTGCGGGGCTTCGCCGAGCGCACCGCGGTCAACACCCCGCTGCAAGGCACCGCCGCCGACCTCATCAAGATCGCCATGATCCGCATCGATGAGGAGATCCGCCGGCGCAAACTCCGCTCGCGCATGACCCTCCAGGTCCACGACGAACTGGTCTTCGAGGTTCCCAAGGATGAAGTTGAGACCATGCGCGAACTGGTGAAAGACCGCATGGAGAACGCGCACCCGCTCAAGGTGCCGCTGGTGGTGGACATGGGGGTGGGGCCGAACTGGAGAGACCTGGAGTGA
- a CDS encoding NAD-dependent deacylase: MIEVSETDRLFILTGAGISAESGLPTFRGMNGVWRKYRVEEVASPLAWARDPKLVWEFYSERRRKHREVQPNPGHRALASLERSLADRLFLCTQNVDRLHEMAGSRRVVHMHGKIFQSRCEDGCGRPPFDDDWTLEPGGEIPRCDCGGRIRPHICWFGETPFDMDRIFDELERATVFMAVGTSGVVYPAAAFAQAAKSRAARSYYVGPEEPANLAYFDQAFLGPSGEVLPRLFPG, translated from the coding sequence ATGATTGAAGTGTCCGAGACCGACCGCCTCTTCATCCTCACCGGCGCCGGCATCAGCGCCGAAAGCGGCCTGCCCACCTTTCGCGGCATGAACGGCGTGTGGCGCAAGTACCGCGTCGAGGAGGTCGCGTCCCCGCTCGCCTGGGCGCGCGACCCCAAGCTGGTGTGGGAGTTCTATTCCGAGCGCCGCCGCAAGCACCGCGAGGTCCAGCCCAATCCCGGACACCGCGCTTTGGCCTCGCTGGAGCGATCTCTGGCGGACCGCTTGTTCCTCTGCACCCAGAACGTGGACCGGTTGCACGAGATGGCGGGCTCGCGACGCGTCGTCCACATGCATGGCAAGATCTTCCAGAGCCGCTGCGAGGACGGCTGCGGACGCCCGCCCTTCGACGATGACTGGACGCTGGAACCCGGCGGCGAGATCCCGCGCTGCGACTGCGGCGGACGCATCAGGCCCCACATCTGCTGGTTCGGCGAGACTCCCTTCGACATGGACCGCATCTTCGACGAACTCGAGCGGGCGACCGTCTTCATGGCGGTGGGCACTTCGGGCGTGGTCTATCCCGCCGCCGCCTTCGCCCAGGCGGCCAAATCACGCGCCGCCCGCTCCTACTACGTGGGCCCCGAGGAGCCCGCCAACCTCGCCTACTTCGATCAGGCTTTCCTGGGACCCTCGGGCGAGGTGCTGCCCAGGCTGTTTCCCGGCTGA